The region gataacagcacggtgctctcttgattaaagctggcttctgtagaatttttttaaattgtcctccaccatatttcaaaggtaagcagctaaagaggttagcgatgcaaggtggcggatgacagctgtaacgcagaaattgcccactactacgataaagatagcacgGCTCTcgcttaattaaagatggcggatgacagctgtcaaaagagcacgtggatttgcttccaaacaagaacacgtagaacttttcaaattatccgtcaccacatttcaatggtatgtaggtaaagagtgcagcacggtgctctcttgattaaagatggctgctgtagaatttttcaaattgtctgccaccacatttcataggtaagtagctaaagagtgcagcactgttctctcttgattaaagatggcggatgacagctgtcgcgtggaaattaccgccaccacattttaaaagtaAGAAGCTAATGTGTGCAGCACTGagttttgtgatgcaagatggcggatgatagctaatgaaacttttcaaattgcccgctactacgtgcttaaggtagtagccataaagcgggcagcacggtgttctgttgattaaagatgacggatgacagctgacgaaattgctcggaagatagctgcacggtgctctgttgattaaagacggcggatgacagctgtcaaaatgcacgtacctgcttcaaatctcgcgccagtaaggttaagttggcaccactgaggtttaggcccgtcaagatggcagcactgaggttagggatgggttgttgtagatgacagctgtcaaaaagcacgtggatttgtttaccgattcaaatctcgcgttagtgaggataagttggcagcactgaggtttaggcccgttaagatagcagcactgaggttagggatgcgttgttgtcgatgatagctgacaaaaagcacctggctttgtttaccaattgaaatttcccgcgggaggaggagcctCCCCGTGGGAAGGCCCCCTGGGAGTGGGCGGAGTAGGAGGCTCCTGGGAGCCCgacggaggcggaggcggccgaactATCCATTATATCTACTCCAATGATCAAAACATCACCTGTTCCTTCAACGTTACTGCATCCTGAATATCGTCATTCAGAAGCCACGTGTCATTGTGGTCTTTTTTTCCTCCGTCCGACGTCCATTCAGATCGCCGGCAACAATAAGATAGTCCAGGGTCTTGTCATGCCATGCCCCGAAGGCATCTTCGGTTTCTGTGCCCAGGCCAGTTTGTGGAGAGTTgcactgaaaaattgtattttccttCTATCACCAATGTAGACAAGTTATGTAGTAGGGCTAGGTGCGTTCTAAAtatgctgagtcagcattttttgctgcgtcagcacccgaggtcattgacctcggTCGCGTGACCATGACGtcttgaccacgtgctcttgtttgtaaacaaagccacgtgctccaTTGTTCTACAAAAAAGCTAAATACTATATTTTagaatttagaaaaaatattaaaCATATGAGATCGATAAAATGATCGAAACATACCTTGAGATGTGCTCGTGCAATGGAGGAGAAGACTGCAAACTGCAACTCGATTGAATGACGATGACGgcgataattcttgatgtacctagaaaacaggaaatattaatgtatgtctgtagcTTGAAAGATAGCCTAGCCGTACAAAGAAAGGTAGCTATTTTATGAAGCAGCTATTACTAAAGTGAAGCTGCTTCTGAAAAATGCGACGCACATAGGTCTTACagggacgataggataggaaagggctcgaaaTTTAGTCGGATCGTCAacagctagcgtagaagttgcAAGCACTAACCGACCGTATAAGCAGCAGTTTTACACTAAGCTCACCTTAGGATGTGCACGTGCAATGTAGATGAAGACCGCAAAACTGCAGAATGCTTTAGCAGATctcactggaataatgttgacagtagacgatgattttctaaaaaaaaaagacaaaagaaACCGTAAAAaatccaaattaataataataatcaaagaattaaactTACTTTTTTTTAGCAGATATCAATCACGATGGTGATCTTCGTTGAAAGTGAGGGAATACCGTAAATTGCCTATTCGTTTATATGCACATACGATTTTATATAATCAGTACTTAACACACTGCCGTTCGTTTCACACAGAGTACATCCGGTGAACTGGGACTTGTTGCTAGAGAGCAAGGCAGAAAGTGCGTACGTTTGCATTACAGTTGTAACAAATGTTTACGCACTGACTTCCTTCTGGTAAGTGTCCTCAAGGAAGCGGTCGGTGCTATGTCTAGTTAAAAACTACTAAAGCACAGGACTTTAGGGTCAGCCGTAGACTAAGGCCCTTCGCCTAGCTCTTGCTTTCCGTGTCGGTATCACCCAGCCTGGTATAAGAGAGGATCTGGGGTCTCTTAACCACGCATACACCtcactgttaacttgggagcgacccTCGGGGCCTTGAGCTGAGCGCTTAGTTTTATAGAATCAAACGAGGCTTCTAAGAGAGCATGTATAACAACGCCTACCGTGTTCCCTGCCCGTTAACTTGGGATGGACACTTGGGGCCTTGAACTGGGCGCTTAGAGGCGGTTGACGGTATCCCCCTGCTTAGAGTCCCCAGGTCTCTTCTGAACTTAAGATTTGGGGCTCTTAACAACACTTTTGAAAGAGGgtaaaacccgatgccggcacagcCTACTCCAGCATCAAGGGGCCTGTACAAGGCTtgacatccccatccaacagatgaatcaccatcaacagcgttgtaTGCCCTCAAGCActacgaagaggtttggaatttaaagcacacttttagaaattgtatacttgCACCTCGCCTACCgtgccagctaacattctgatggtgaaattttagcgggactcgaaccggctaaccttggtgtcagacttcagcgccttaacgatcatagtcaCCAAAGATGCTGTTTTACCGTTGGATAatttagaataagaataagaaactggtttggagtaatataaagagtcaaaaacgttttattgttgatttatagttgccgataacgtttatttttaggatgagaaatatatttttgcactttctctctcaatatctactttgaaaaaataatttacgatacaaaagaatatacgtaattatgtataatgtatttctaaatacaattctatagaataactaatttgaacgagaaaaataaaaacgtaaaaaataaaaattcaaacatatgtcactaataaaaacaagataattttactcaccgataaaattcgcttgtatgtatcgatgtttggcaaatactgacaacaaattttctacgtgtggacaacacagtattaaaataattctgaattatgaaataagtaaaaaatagtagttgatattatagttttttgttttcagaaaaagtagtttctcgttttcggttgtagtatatattagaaaaataattttacaatacaacagaatttacgaagttaagaaatgtatggcactaaagccgtgatttgctttgaactactaagcgaccgctgctcagttcggtacctgcactttatgagatgaatcatggtcagtgagacggatcctctcagtaattattcttggttttccagaccggggtcccctaccctcagatatctcctcaattggaatcacctagggtcacttagattgattgaacctcgaaccaaccctcaggtccaggcaaaaattcttgacctttgcgggaatcgaacccatgacctccgggtgagaggcaggcacgctacacttcgcccgcggagtccggcatttaggtaatgatagaggactatatgtgactataaggtttagcagagagtaagtgaaaagtaaatagaagtgtgatacgggcagagaatcagacggtagggcatgtttaggtccaagaactttcttgaaggagacaggaggttgaggaatgttgtcaggttcattgggacaaatttccacaaaatgttctccagagacatcatcatcatcatcatattcgttatcacgaatttcatctaccaccatattcagagcagctttagtgctgttagacataaTTAAACTTCTCTCCTTTGGCTGccgtgattccgcggacgtgtccggtataatttcgtcgctactctctgaactaaattccctatcgctatctgataaatcatcagcgttaacttcgcactgttctaaatactgcattaatttattgtcatcaatacctgctgaaaaattatcacgtgaataacatgccattttcctgtcacaaaaccacgcactgcaaggagcaatctcttactgaccggttagcggtatttgtaaacacaggaaacgactcttgtgaaaggtataacaccctcttagaactgccaaagcaaggccaggcacacaatgacgtgtagcccctttactacaggctgtaacaaaagtatgcatttcactataggttgcctcaaaattatgtatatcacagaattttaagccggccgatgtaatcggctctggcaacttccgaatggcttgttaacggccgaccagatcggctctggcaatttaaaggatGGATgttcgcactaccgcctggcaccaagagagttaaagatggccgctgacagctgtcaagaagcacgtggctgtcaagaaaccacttggctttgtttacaaacaaaagcacgtggtcgtGACTTCACGGTCAGGTgactggggtcaatgacctcagttgCTGAAGCAGCAAACATGCTGACTCAGCGTATTTAGAGCGCACCTAGCCCTACTAGTAAGTTACATTAAGTGATTGTTATACATTTGCACTTCGGAGACTCAACGGTcaaaattttgctgatataacaatgccaacgcAATTAGTTTTTCATAGGTTTCCGCGGTATTTCAGTTAGTATCCGCACCCCAATACGGCTGATTTTCTCCACTCGCATTTTTTCCTGCACTTCACTGATGCCTATGTGCTTTCTCTCGTGTGCTATGCCTATTTCGCTACTTCGTCCAGACGTATTTCAGTGATGCGATAGAGAATGGGGGTACTTGTTTGCTTAGCCGTCTAACCTCGTGCGACGGTAACGCTTGCATACTGTTGATGCTGACTGGACCCTGCCAACGCACTTCCCTTCAAGAGGATGCCGTAACGTTGGTTCCGATTCCTTGACACATATTTCCATAAGTATGTGACGGTGTTCTGTTACGGCCGGCCTGAAAAGACTTTTAGGGCTCGTGACAACAGGTAGTTACAACGCTCCGGACACGGAGAAGAGACGAATTTGGTAACCGCTCCTGTGGAGAAGGAATGAtacgctcttttctgcattaacttccagaaaggtagaccAACTGTTCCATACcggacgtctccatctccgccaagttgccgtgtttggtccgcaagagttaTTATATTCCACTCAAGTCTGCTGGCACGGCGGTGGGGACCCCGTATCCatcacctgggacacgccacgtacTACGGCAGTTTAACTGGTTCTTGGAGAATATTcatcaatacaaaatgaaataacattttaCCGGAAAACTAATTGAGAACCTGCTAAATCACTTCTAACAGAAATCACGTAATACCACAAAGAAGAATTGCAACAGTCTAATGCAACTTTGCTTAGCATGATATGCCATGAAACGTATGGTATACAAGCAAGTGTCCTATTTTCTGCCGTCTGTTGTTTTGTGGTGGTAATATCAAAATCTTGTGTGGTGATCAAGTGGTCTAGCCTGTCGTATCTCGAATCAATATCTCCGTTTTTATCCACTCATTTTGTACTACGAGTGCAGTAACAACACGGTGTCGAGCCACCCACTACTTTAattgtgaggaagtcatgcattcaaccgggccatgtgaattcagtgcatacagcatCGATAGGAAATTACCACATCATATTATGATGTATTTTTCCCTACTTGATCGAGTTTTTCGTTGCTCCTATTGCAAGCGAATCTCACCTTGAACCATGAAATTTGTATTTCTCGGTCGTCTTTCCTAGTATCTAGAATCACCTTGCGGTGGGAAGACAGGCACAGACTTCGATTATATCCAACAATGTTATCATATCCCTAAACATTATCACATGCTCCTTGAAGTTTTGTAATAAACGTTGTCTCATTTCTTCCTTCATATAACAGCGAAATCCGCTACAGTGCGTTTGAATCTCCTGTTATGTTGAATTTTCGTTCAAGCCTTGATTTGCACGCTCCTTTtagctgtagtgttaaaggaacacttgtaGGAATATTCAAGAACGTGATAGCTTGCATTTCGGTTCAGATATTTCAGGTTTTCAAAACATAGTAATAAAACATTACAAACTGAGCCACACccaccccatctatcactacattaGGGAAATATCCATGGGGAACTATATTTGAGGCCCGGGTCGTGTCGACTGGGctaggcacatacataaccctgagctgaaaacccccccttgtaatcaggtaacaagggcaagactacatctatttgaaataaaagaagaaatggtttaaaccagggtttttattaaataaatatgagagaaaaatttaaacaaagagaaacaaatcacacaaaataaacaaggaaattaatcgtaatactcatggacataccttgatacgtaatttaaaatgctcactgcccctcgacacatcgctattacattaccagcagcttccttccatcataaactattcaaccaggtcacCCGCTTTACCCGGATTCACATATGcaaggcactgcaccacatattacctcaggcaactaacaatgtgaaacgttagcacaacaataagccgcGCCGGAGAACAAaaagcagataagaataacgacagatgagactgagcacagcctccatggaccaatcaaagccaagacagatcaaagaatacaataggtacgcccatgcgcaaatatgaaaccaacatggcgggtactcaagctgagcatcggccatgaataataaataaaatatatagctgTGCGCTGAgaacaaacaaggcgcagaattagaAAGATAAATACAGCAGGTCGATCGACATATCATCCTTTTCTCCCCCACAGATCCAAagtcacatgcataccacattcacgcacacacaatgacggtatcgggaaaataaaacacgaaaggccgttcagatttcgtagtcaaatacaaaccataaattatgactccacggtcattatcagcgggtctcacgtactcaaatgtttgcgtgcggcgtgcaattacacataaggtcagaactgaacattactttattcacatcactggcatgttgcgccttgtacaacctggattggtatctcctgcggtcgagacaaggggcacatcatgaggatcacgcagtattaaagcacgcagtgcaccaaatcataaccagagaGACCCGTTTTCAGTTATcacaacaagaccacaaacacattcattcaaagcacatcgtacgacggagcggaaagatgtatgccatcgaccgtaacatacgggaataactcGTCACCAAATCCAAATATAAACCGAACTaccacatacctgtgattatcaatggtaaaatcggatagcagttagcgtgaaaggtccaggcttgaacacattgaatgaatatttaaagcataaaaatgccacaccaaacatagcgccagccattgttagtatccgcCACACGTAGaacagaagaactccacagagtacaAATTATCGCTCCAGcgaaacgaacgacctcacagataaaaacatagcgtgtgctgctccctactggacgtcattagactgacacatgtaaatattgaaaaacaaagctgaaggaagccatttgcataattaaatgacaaattgtggaacatgcgataagcatgatTCAAACCAAGCCATATTGTTTATGTCTATGACATCAGTACTTGGAGGTGAAATGAATGCGTCTATGTTATGGAAACTGCCGTCATGTGTATGCTCTCTTTCAGCTTTTCGAAGGTATAATCAGGATTAGTGGCTTCTGTGTTGCATACGGTCTCTGTTAAACACAGCATttaagacgtagactgatataTTACATGGTAGTATGGATCAACTTCCTTGTAtgaacctaccgtcctatatataggtcgGCTCTGTTTGTTTCCACATCAAAGCTACGTAATTACAAATAACCAAACTGTGACGTAATAGAATTCCACACTGAAATGataacaaattacaaatacaataCGTATGTTTGCGCAACTGTATTGAATTTTTATAAACGAGTTCCCATTGTTCAGCATATCTCGCTGACTGTCGGGAAGcaatgttctcaactttattaatatctactacACTGAGATACTCTCAAAACAACCTCAACAACATGGGCTTTTACAAAGAATATTACTCGTCTGCCAGAAACTGCAGAGTGGTTGAACAAGATCAGATCTCCAAATCATATGCCGTCCTTTACATAAGAGACAGACCTATAAGGTTTTTAATAGATGTTTGCCTGATTAAATAGCTTGTATTTCAACTTTTAGGTTGGACCACTTCTCATGTATTATTAAAAAGAACTTATCTGTGAGCTCGCACGTTCCTAAATCGTCAGAAGTTTCTAGCACGTGATATCGTGATCAGTGGGAAAGGACAACATCCACGTAACAAGTGACAGCTTTTCAAATGTATGACTACATTGAATGTGACATGAGGTGTTGTTTACGCCCATGAGTACGTTGATGTGTAATGAGCTTTGTGCATGGGATATCTGTTAGTGGAATGTTCAGTATCATTTCCAGTCTGTGACAGTTGTAGTGGAGTTGAACTATTGGTTACATCgttttaatttgttactgtagatcgagACCAGGCGTGAGCTACGTGGGTCATCGACCTCCAGATGGCGGAGCACCTTGTTTCAGATGCGATGTCTGTGCCAAATACTTCAGCCAGAAATGCAAACTAGCACGCCACATGCGTACCcacacgggcgagaagccatatttttgcaatgtgtgtggcaaatccttcagtCAAAAAGTCAGTCTTGGTGTTCACATGCGtactcacacgggcgagaagccaAATTGTTGCATtgtgtgtggaaaatccttcagcaaTAAAAGCCTTCTTAAAGTTCATATGCGGAAGCACACAGGCGTTAAGCCATATTGCTGTAATGTCTGTCGCAAATCATTCGGCCAAAAATGCCACCTTACAGttcacatgcgtactcacacagaAGAGAAGcccacagaagagaagccatacagctgccatgtctgttGTAAATCCTTCAGCCACACAAGCAGTCTCATGAATCATAGGCggattcacacaggcgagaagccacacatctgcaatgtctgtgggaaatcctTCGGCCGTACAGGCAGTCTCATTAATCATAGGCggattcacacaggcgagaagtCGCTATGGTGCAACGTCTGTGGTAAATCCTTCGGTCAAAAATTCTATCTTACAGttcacatgcgtactcacacaggagcgaagccatacaactgcaatgtctgtgggaaatcctTCCGGCAAAAAGGCAGTCTTACAGatcacatgcgtactcacacaggaGAAAAGCCACACAGCTGCCATCTCTGTGGGAAATCCTTCGGCCGTACAGGCATTCTCATAAATCATATTCggattcacacaggcgagaagccacacatctgcaatgtctgtggaaaatccttcggCCGTACAGGCAGTCTTAAAGTTCATAAGCGGATTCACACAGGCGAGAACCTTCAGCTGGAGAGGACACCTAGGAGATAATTTGCGCACTCACAAAGGCGAGAAGCCAGCACAAAATTCCACCTAGTACGTCACGTACGGACTCAAGCGTGCGACAAGCCCCTctgtgcaatgtctgtggcaaatccttcaacaAGAAAGGCATCCTAGCAGGTCATATGTGGACTCACACGGGTAATAATCCTAACCTGTGTTATCTGTAGTAAGCACTTTTGCAGGAGAATTCTACTCTCGAAGCAAATACAGAAGAGATGCCATACTGTTGAAATATCTGTGGCAAGTCTAAAGCTAGAAAGTTAGTCTAACAGAGCACTACCGAACGCACATGCGTGTGATGGTAAACGAGGACTCAGTAATGTGACAAAATGTTCAGAACATCATGTAACTTAACCATGCACGTATGAACCACACTGGAGGGATGCCGCACTGCTGCGTGTTTGGTGGCAAGTCGTTTGTCCGCAGCACCACGCTATCTGTGCGCACGACCGTCACGCCATGCCAGGCTGAAGCCGCACGCGATGTAATAATTTTCCTTCTTTTATATACCCACTAACTACTATACGAGGGTTTTGATTCCCACAAGACctcaaattctggagatgtagccaggtacatgcgatcgcacacagcgtAGAAGTATTTCTTTCTTCAGCCAGACAGCAACATCTCGTCACACCTCATGATGTACACCGGAGAATGGTCCCTATGAGGCATTTTCTCTGCGGTAGGATCTTCAGACAGAAAAAATGCGTGGTCCGTGTTGTGAAAAGTGCAAAGGACATTTCTTGAGTTTTCTCCTGATCAATCCCAGATCATGTACATCCAC is a window of Anabrus simplex isolate iqAnaSimp1 chromosome 13, ASM4041472v1, whole genome shotgun sequence DNA encoding:
- the LOC137502855 gene encoding zinc finger protein 569-like translates to MDKEVNIKEEPAWLEETTNASLENIGHISEVKKEAKSELTEQESTQENSLEPSKDNKKEIFIEQHTDDQLLAYIKEETKSRPGVSYVGHRPPDGGAPCFRCDVCAKYFSQKCKLARHMRTHTGEKPYFCNVCGKSFSQKVSLGVHMRTHTGEKPNCCIVCGKSFSNKSLLKVHMRKHTGVKPYCCNVCRKSFGQKCHLTVHMRTHTEEKPTEEKPYSCHVCCKSFSHTSSLMNHRRIHTGEKPHICNVCGKSFGRTGSLINHRRIHTGEKSLWCNVCGKSFGQKFYLTVHMRTHTGAKPYNCNVCGKSFRQKGSLTDHMRTHTGEKPHSCHLCGKSFGRTGILINHIRIHTGEKPHICNVCGKSFGRTGSLKVHKRIHTGENLQLERTPRR